From Solanum stenotomum isolate F172 chromosome 2, ASM1918654v1, whole genome shotgun sequence:
aataGCTCGGGAATAAAACTAATGATTCACGCTGAGTTTTAAGCGTGTTTTCTATACTTCTCTCTTTTAAACAATTCTCATAGACTTTACAGTTGTTGCCCTGCTTCTACCATGACACAAACTCAATCAGAAGAGGATCCAACAGAAGTACAAAACTCCGTTTTGTCGTCGTCGTCCATGTATAGCTGTGAGAATTTACCAAACCATGTAGTAACTATTGTTATGGTTCCATTTCCAGCTCAAGGTCATCTTAACCAACTTCTCCAACTTTCATGTTTGATCTCCTCCTATGGTCTTCCTGTCTACTATGTTTGTTCAGCCACACATAATCGTCAAGCCAGGATTCGAACTAACGCGTTAAATCCTTCAGACATAGCCAAAGTTCACTTCCATGACCTTCCAACTCCTGAATTTGACTCACCATCACCTGACTTTAATGCCTTGAGCAAATTCCTATCACATCTTCAACCATCGTGGGATGCTTCTATGCTTCTTCGCGAGCCTATTGCTTCTTTCTTAGGCGATATTTCATCAAAAGCAAAACGGGTCATTGTTGTTCATGATCTTTTAATGTCCTATAATGTTCAGGATGTTTCTTCTTTGCCCAATGTGGAATCCTATGTATTTAACTGCATTTCAGTTTTCACTTCATTCTGTTTGCAAAGCTTATCGGGTGGCAGGATGTCTATACAACATGAAGAAGAATTGCTTAAAAAGCTACCCTCCCTTGAAGGAATTGCTACAGATGAAGCCAGGAACTTTTCAGCTTCTCAGCGTCGGTATATGGATATTAGATCAGGTGATATCTATAATACAAGCAAAGTAATTGAAGGTAAGTTTCTTGATTTGTTGGCACAAGTAGCAAGTGATCAGAACAAGAAAAATTGGGCAATTGGACCAGTTTTGCCTACTAAACTAGATCGTATCTCGAATAGGGAGAATAtatgtttggattggcttaacaAACAACCTCCAAGATCAGTTCTTTATGTATCTTTTGGAACAACAACTTCATTTTCCGATAGAGAAATCAAGGAACTCGCGATGGGATTAGAGCAGAGTAAACAGAGGTTTGTATGGGTGTTGAGAGACGCCGATAGAGGAGATATCTTTACTGAGGAAGCTAGGAAAGTTGAGTTGCCTGAAGGGTTTGAGGAAAGAGTAAATGGGGTCGGGTTAGTGGTAAGAGAATGGGCACCACAACCAGAAATATTGGCTCATTCGTCTATAGGCGGGTTCATGAGTCATTGTGGATGGAATTCTTGTATAGAGAGTATTACTATGGGGGTGCCTATAGCTGCTTGGCCTATGCACTCTGATCAACCAATGACTGGTTTCTTGGTGACGGAAGTGTTAAAAATAGGCCTGATTGTGAGGGAGTGGGAGAAACGCGAGGAGTTGGTGAATGCATCCACTATTGAGAATGTCGTGACGAAGTTGATGGCATTAGAAGAAGGCAATGTGATTAGAAAAAGAGCTGAAGAATTGGGAGAAGCTGTAAGGCAGTCCACAGAGAAAGGGGGTACTTCTCAAATAGAGTTGGATTCTTTCATCGCGCATATCACAAGATAGACTTCATCTTCAAGTATTTTGGTTACTACCTTAAACTTTTATGCCTATGGGTGAGATGATTGCTTTGTATTTCTTTCTTAACAGATAATCTGGTTTAAACATGAATAAATGTTTGCCTATCTTAATCTGTTTATTTGTTCTAATTGGAGTAAAAAAGCATCTTTAGAGTTGTCTATCGGAAACTACCTCTCATGCTCAACGCCAATTTTAAAATCACACATGACGATCGAGCAAGATCCTAACTTTCAGACGTGTACATGTATTATTTAAACTAGGGAATCCacccgcgcttcgcgcgggTCTGAGTTGGGCTTTATTCGACTATATAATATGTTGCAGAAGCGTAAATGAAGATGCGGTCAATTTTTGGAAGTGTCGTAGACTGTGGCATTATTTTAATTGTGGTTTAAGTGCTGTAATGTGATTACATGTTTCGTCGGGAAACATTCAATTTATTAATGCACTTTAACGTTTGAGGTTTATTGGTGGTCTTTATATTTAGTTGTCACATATTTGTACGGACAACATTTGTTATAGTAATGTGGCTGTCTTTGTATGTAACTCTATGTTTtgtaatatatcatatatttttttcatctgGAGCATGGCCAGCATTAGCATCTACCTGATCAATGCAGTTGACTATTCTGTGCAATGCTCCAATCTGACACCGACATCACTATTATTTTTCACCCCATTGTTTGTTGTGTTGTATAGTTTGTTGGTGGCTCTGCGTACATGTGTATAAACTATGCGCATTATATACAAAGGTATATATGATGGTTGTCTATGTAATAAGGCCCCTACGTATGTAGTGTGTATAGTTAAATGTTACATAATTGTGACAGTACATGAATCATTCACTATTAAGTTTGTAAAAGAGGACTCATATTTGTGCTGCAAGTAGAAATAGTAAGCATGACATGCGCTTTCCGTGAAGGTCGTTTATCCTAGGTGCCCTCATCATGAATGTAATCTGTACTATTAAAGTCCATTGGCAGTTGCACTGGTCTCTCTTGTATTAGTTAGGCTTGCACGCAAGTGTTGCATTTACATTCCACATCCATCACGAATCCGCGTTAGTTTGGATGTTTATCTGCACATGGGTCATTGCGAGAAGTTAGTTAGGCCATTTGTAATGTATATTTATAATCGCCAGACCAAATAGTTAATTGCTAAGAAATACCTCTTCAGTTTGCACCATTCTTGGGCCAACGTTTTGGAAGATTTCCCtgtaaacaatattttttatgtatgtaGGGTCATTTGTGTCCTCGTCCGCATTGACAATTGTCAATCCTTCTCTTGTTGTTACACGTGATACTGCGACATACAATTGGCCATGTGTGAATACTTGTTTTGGCAGATACAACCCAACTCTTTGAAGAGTTTGCCCCTGGCTCTTGTTGATGGTCATAGCATAACAGGGTGCTAAAGGAAGTTGGCGCCTGTTGAGCTTGAAAGGCCACTTTGAATCGTTTGGTGACATGATAATTCTTGGTATTGTGACTCTTGAACCGATGTTCTTTCCAGAGATTATATTTGCAGTAACAGACCAAATACCCAGATGTGTTATTATTAATCTTGTACCATTGCATAGGCCTTCAGTTTGATTTAGATTTCTAAGCAGCATAACCGGACTTCCTACTTTCAAGTGAATGTCATGGTTTGGTATACCTGGGAATCGTAAGTTGTTTAGGAATTCTGTTGGGTACAATATATCCTCCTCATTAGTATTCACGCTTGCTTTGCACACATTGTCCGAGCTATAGTAAGTTCTTCCTTCCCCAGGTATCAGCTTCAGAATTTTTTCATTCAGTTCATGGACCATTTCATTTTTTGGTGTGAGTATGGCTCTTTCTTTCAAGTAGGATGGGTCGTTATAGTTCTGTAGCAGGGACGGATATACTGCCTCTACAATGGATTCTATCTGATTGTGCGATGTTGGAATGTATACATCAGCGGGCACATGAATGAGGTCCTTCTTATTATCTGCATAAACGGATCCATCTCCAATCTGCAAAAGCCATTTATCAAAACTTGCTATTTTTCGTGCTTCAGAACCCCTGACTTTTCCACAGCTAAGTCTCATGTTTTCCGTCAATTCATAAATTGAGAAGTAGGGCCACAACTGTGAGTAGTTCAGTGCTGCATTCACAATATCACCTCTTGTTCCCTTTGGAATAACCGGGAGTATTTGGCGAAAATCACCACCACATACGAAAGTTATGCCCCCAAAAGGTTTCATGGCACTATTTTCATACCTATCTCGGAGAATATCCCTCAAGGTCCTGTCCAATGCCTCAAAGCACAATTTGTTTGCCATTGGTGCTTCATCCCAGATTATCAAAGCGATTTTTTTAAGTAGTTCCGCTAATTGACTGCCTTGTTTGATTTCACATGTTGACTCTGGCGTGATGTCTAGAGGAATATGAAATCGCGAATGAGCAGTCCTACCATTTGGTAATAATAAAGCTGCTATACCTGAAGTAGCGACGGGGAGAACGATTTTTGATTGTGATCTGATCTTCGAAATAATTGTATTCCACAGAAATGTCTTACCCGTACCACCATGGCcgtgtataaaaaataatttccctTCTTCGTTATCCACTGATGCTATTATTGCCTCATATGCCGGGCGTTGGCAAGTATTTAACAAAGCGAGTGATTGATCATGGAGTATTTGGAGCTTGTCTTTGTCGTAGTCTAGCTCTTCATTGATTAGGCGATTCCCTACATTTCGCATTAATGCTGAATCTGGAAGGGGCATTCCTTCTAT
This genomic window contains:
- the LOC125855509 gene encoding zeatin O-glucosyltransferase-like isoform X2, with translation MTQTQPGEDPTEVQNSSLSLSMYSCENLPNHEVTIVMVPFPAQGHLNQLLQLSCLISSYGLPVYYVCSATHNRQARIRTNALNPSDIAKVHFHDLPTPEFDSPSPDFNALSKFLSHLQPSWDASMLLREPIASFLGDISSKAKRVIVVHDLLMSYNVQDVSSLPNVESYVFNCISVFTSFCLQSLSGGRMSIQHEEELLKKLPSLEGIATDEARNFSASQRRYMDIRSGDIYNTSKVIEGKFLDLLAQVASDQNKKNWAIGPVLPTKLDRISNRENICLDWLNKQPPRSVLYVSFGTTTSFSDREIKELAMGLEQSKQRFVWVLRDADRGDIFTEEARKVELPEGFEERVNGVGLVVREWAPQPEILAHSSIGGFMSHCGWNSCIESITMGVPIAAWPMHSDQPMTGFLVTEVLKIGLIVREWEKREELVNASTIENVVTKLMALEEGNVIRKRAEELGEAVRQSTEKGGTSQIELDSFIAHITR
- the LOC125855509 gene encoding zeatin O-glucosyltransferase-like isoform X1, which encodes MLSLSVFSILVSLNNSHRLKSCCPASTMTQTQPGEDPTEVQNSGLSSSMYSCENLRNHEVAIVMVPFPVQGHLNQLLQLSCLISSYGLPVYYVCSATHNRQARIRTNALNPSDIAKVHFHDLPTPEFDSPSPDFNALSKFLSHLQPSWDASMLLREPIASFLGDISSKAKRVIVVHDLLMSYNVQDVSSLPNVESYVFNCISVFTSFCLQSLSGGRMSIQHEEELLKKLPSLEGIATDEARNFSASQRRYMDIRSGDIYNTSKVIEGKFLDLLAQVASDQNKKNWAIGPVLPTKLDRISNRENICLDWLNKQPPRSVLYVSFGTTTSFSDREIKELAMGLEQSKQRFVWVLRDADRGDIFTEEARKVELPEGFEERVNGVGLVVREWAPQPEILAHSSIGGFMSHCGWNSCIESITMGVPIAAWPMHSDQPMTGFLVTEVLKIGLIVREWEKREELVNASTIENVVTKLMALEEGNVIRKRAEELGEAVRQSTEKGGTSQIELDSFIAHITR